A genomic segment from Mycoplasma sp. 1018B encodes:
- the secE gene encoding preprotein translocase subunit SecE, whose amino-acid sequence MKNSLKNASKKEKKYFFRKWIKEIKRVRWPSKKTNWTSFLQVIIFSSLFVAFVVIVATVLTLIWNAVGFN is encoded by the coding sequence ATGAAAAATAGTTTAAAAAACGCATCTAAAAAAGAAAAAAAATACTTTTTTCGTAAATGAATTAAAGAAATTAAACGGGTTAGATGACCATCAAAAAAAACAAATTGAACCTCTTTTTTACAAGTTATTATTTTTTCAAGTCTTTTTGTCGCTTTTGTAGTAATAGTAGCTACAGTATTAACTTTAATTTGAAATGCTGTAGGATTTAATTAG